A single window of Carassius gibelio isolate Cgi1373 ecotype wild population from Czech Republic chromosome A19, carGib1.2-hapl.c, whole genome shotgun sequence DNA harbors:
- the LOC127935573 gene encoding regulator of G-protein signaling 1 — MLRKFSSEGALLELDLLPWGDTDGTLEDGADGASASCPCTPDAMSRSAGRGGLKRDQSFSMENLSDLEKDSGLLKVTNLNESFKAYSDSQLTGTAKGSCESVGKCEAQHHSPSSTLKSGQTHVSSKPPHYHRQQARAKLAAAKLHVKSLFGQGSPQSSNSNLTSAEHRENVASAKERRSRMPFLRQWSEVGHSRAQLSRTEMESWAKSLDALLESRVGVTVFEAFLRSEYSEENLQFYSACEQYRQSSNKFSLQRRAKMILETYIQPGAPREVNLDCKTRELTLELLKAPSHTSLSHAQKRIYCLLEMDSYPRFLQSEIYLTLLRDSY; from the exons ATGTTGCGCAAGTTCAGTTCGGAGGGTGCGCTGTTGGAGCTGGACCTCCTGCCCTGGGGGGACACAGATGGGACCTTGGAGGATGGGGCAGATGGAGCCTCAGCATCCTGTCCTTGCACCCCAGATGCGATGTCAAGGAGTGCAGGAAGGGGGGGGCTCAAGAGAGATCAAAGCTTTAGTATGGAAAATCTGTCCGACTTGGAGAAAGACTCCGGTTTACTGAAAGTGACGAACCTTAATGAGAGCTTTAAAGCGTACAGTGACAGCCAGCTCACTGGCACTGCTAAAGGCAGCTGTGAGAGTGTGGGAAAGTGTGAAGCCCAGCACCACTCCccgtcatccacactgaaatctGGCCAAACGCACGTCTCCTCAAAACCTCCCCACTATCACCGGCAGCAAGCTCGGGCCAAACTGGCAGCTGCTAAATTACACGTTAAAAGTTTGTTTGGACAG GGTTCACCACAGTCCTCAAATTCGAATTTGACAAGTGCGGAGCACAGAGAGAACGTAGCCAG TGCTAAAGAGAGGCGTTCTCGAATGCCTTTCCTCAGGCAGTGGAGTGAGGTGGGCCACAGCAGAGCTCAGCTCAGCAGGACGGAGATGGAGAGCTGGGCCAAGTCCCTTGATGCTTTGCTGGAAAGCAGAG TGGGAGTCACAGTGTTCGAAGCGTTCCTGCGATCCGAGTATAGTGAGGAAAACCTGCAGTTCTACTCGGCTTGTGAGCAGTACAGACAGTCGTCCAACAAATTCAGCCTGCAGAGACGGGCGAAAATGATCCTGGAGACTTACATCCAGCCGGGTGCTCCCAGAGAG gTGAACCTGGACTGTAAGACGAGAGAACTGACCCTTGAGCTCCTCAAAGCCCCCTCTCACACGTCCCTCTCACACGCTCAGAAACGCATCTACTGCCTGCTGGAAATGGACAGTTACCCCCGCTTCCTCCAGTCAGAGATCTACCTCACACTACTGAGGGACTCCTATTAG